In Gigantopelta aegis isolate Gae_Host chromosome 6, Gae_host_genome, whole genome shotgun sequence, the following are encoded in one genomic region:
- the LOC121374757 gene encoding dynein heavy chain-like, translating into MVLHVSQRKLDHYEAMMKKIMEIFQFAVKTGCSELEFIQFAVKTGCSEFEFIQFAVKTGCSELEIIQFAVKTGCSELEIIQFAVKTVKFAVKTGCSELEIIQYAVKTGCSELEIIQFAVKTGCSELEFIQFAVKTGCSELEIIQFAVKTGCSELEIIQFAVKTGCSELEIIQFAVKTGCSELELFQFAVKTGCSEFELIQFAVKTGCSELEIIQFAVKTGCSELEIIQFAVKTGCSELEFIQFAVKTGCSELEIIQFAVKTGCSELEIIQFAVKTGCSELEIIQFAVKTGCSELEFIQFAVKTGCSELEFIQFAVKTGCSELEIIQFAVKIGCSEFEIIQYAVKTCCSEFEIIQFAVKTGCSELEIIQFAVKTGCSELEIIQFAVKTGCSELEIIQFAVKTGCSELEVIQLATKAGCSKLELIQYSVKTGCSELELIQLATKTGCSELELIQYSVKTGCSPLRPVVLN; encoded by the exons ATGGTGTTACACGTTTCCCAGAGAAAATTAGACCATTATGAGGCCATGATGAAGAAGATAATGGAGATTTTTCAA TTCGCCGTCAAGACCGGTTGTAGTGAATTAGAGTTTATCCAGTTCGCCGTCAAGACCGGTTGTAGTGAATTCGAGTTTATCCAGTTCGCCGTCAAGACCGGTTGTAGTGAATTAGAGATTATCCAGTTCGCCGTCAAGACCGGTTGTAGTGAATTAGAGATTATCCAGTTCGCCGTCAAGACCG TGAAGTTCGCCGTCAAGACCGGTTGTAGTGAATTAGAGATTATTCAGTACGCCGTCAAGACCGGTTGTAGTGAATTAGAGATTATCCAGTTCGCCGTCAAGACCGGTTGTAGTGAATTAGAGTTTATCCAGTTCGCCGTCAAGACCGGTTGTAGTGAATTAGAGATTATCCAGTTCGCCGTCAAGACCGGTTGTAGTGAATTAGAGATTATCCAGTTCGCCGTCAAGACCGGTTGTAGTGAATTAGAGATTATCCAGTTCGCCGTCAAGACCGGTTGTAGTGAATTAGAGTTATTCCAGTTCGCCGTCAAGACCGGTTGTAGTGAATTTGAGCTTATCCAGTTCGCCGTCAAGACCGGTTGTAGTGAATTAGAGATTATCCAGTTCGCCGTCAAGACCGGTTGTAGTGAATTAGAGATTATCCAGTTTGCCGTCAAGACCGGTTGTAGTGAATTAGAGTTTATCCAGTTCGCCGTCAAGACCGGTTGTAGTGAATTAGAGATTATCCAGTTCGCCGTCAAGACCGGTTGTAGTGAATTAGAGATTATCCAGTTCGCCGTCAAGACCGGTTGTAGTGAATTAGAGATTATCCAGTTCGCCGTCAAGACCGGTTGTAGTGAATTAGAGTTTATCCAGTTCGCCGTCAAGACCGGTTGTAGTGAATTAGAGTTTATCCAGTTCGCCGTCAAGACCGGTTGTAGTGAATTAGAGATTATCCAGTTCGCCGTCAAGATCGGTTGTAGTGAATTTGAGATTATCCAGTACGCCGTCAAGACCTGTTGTAGTGAATTTGAGATTATCCAGTTCGCCGTCAAGACCGGTTGTAGTGAATTAGAGATTATCCAGTTCGCCGTCAAGACCGGTTGTAGTGAATTAGAGATTATTCAGTTCGCCGTCAAGACCGGTTGTAGTGAATTAGAGATTATCCAGTTCGCCGTCAAGACCGGTTGTAGTGAATTAGAGGTTATTCAGTTGGCCACTAAGGCCGGTTGTAGTAAATTAGAGCTTATCCAGTACTCCGTCAAGACGGGTTGTAGTGAATTAGAGCTTATTCAGTTGGCCACTAAGACCGGTTGTAGTGAATTAGAGCTTATCCAGTACTCCGTCAAGACGGGTTGTTCGCCACTAAGACCGGTTGTATTGAATTAG
- the LOC121374758 gene encoding putative nuclease HARBI1: MDVLRQLQHLQRIQDINYNRAMRRECVFRDRDNPFDRLSDECFRMRFRLSKNTVRVVTNIVRADIEQPTRRNHAVPCELQVLLALRFYATGGFQLTMADLHGLSQTTVCTVLKRVTNAIDRLRPQYISFSNNEEMNDLKERFFNIAGFPNCVGSIDCSHIRIIGHGENGQRSINRKGWSSINVQAVSDSKRRFVNIVSHWHGSRFEDGEIDGFLIGDSGYPCLPYLMTPLLNPGNAAENGYNRALCYTRM; this comes from the exons ATGGACGTACTCCGACAACTACAACATCTTCAACGTATTCAGGATATCAACTACAACCGTGCAATGAGACGAGAGTGTGTTTTCAGAGATCGTGACAATCCATTTGACCGTTTGTCTGATGAGTGTTTTCGAATGCGATTTCGTCTGAGCAAAAATACAGTTCGCGTTGTAACTAACATCGTGCGGGCAGATATAGAACAGCCAACACGTAGGAATCATGCAGTCCCTTGCGAACTTCAAGTCTTACTTGCATTGCGGTTTTATGCAACAGGGGGATTCCAGCTCACCATGGCCGACCTCCATGGACTTTCTCAGACGACCGTATGTACTGTCCTTAAACGAGTGACGAATGCGATCGACAGATTAAGACCACAGTATATTTCATTCTCCAATAACGAGGAAATGAACgatcttaaagaaagatttttcaACATTGCTGGTTTCCCCAACTGCGTAGGATCCATTGACTGCAGTCACATCCGTATAATTGGACACGGTGAAAACGGGCAAAGATCCATCAACAGAAAAGGCTGGTCTTCTATTAATGTCCAAGCAGTGAGCGACAGTAAACGTAGATTTGTCAACATAGTGTCACACTGGCATGGTTCA AGATTTGAAGATGGAGAAATTGATGGGTTCTTGATTGGCGATTCGGGATATCCTTGTCTGCCCTATCTAATGACACCTCTGCTCAATCCAGGAAACGCTGCCGAAAACGGATATAACCGTGCTCTCTGTTACACGAGAATGTAG